The DNA window CTTGTCTTTTCCAAGTTGAGTTTTTAATACATTTTTCAAATCTTCGATTTCTCTGCTCTTGCTTTTAGGAACTCTTACAACTTTAGGGTCAATCTTACTAAAGAATGAATCAATCTTAACTCCAATGACTTCTTCATTAATCTCATCAATATCCGCTTTTGAGATATTGGTTAAACTATCCAATTCTAAAATAATTGCTTTGAACTTTTCATATAGCAATATTTCATCTTCGTCAGTAAATACTTCAAGCGTTTTCCCTGTAACTGCTTGTGCAATAGAATTGAGCCATGCTTTTTTATCATCCAAAGCTGAATCAATTCGTTGAACAAATGTTTTCTGATTAGCTAATAACAAATGTTTCTTTAGCTTTTTGAAACGCTTTTGTAAATATTCTTTGTATTCATCGAAATCAACAGTTTTTCCTACAAATTCGTTACAAATAAATTCTTCAAATCTTTTTATTAACCCATCGTATGAAGTCCTTAATTCCCGAACTGCGTCTTGCAGATTTATAGTAAAAGTTTGTAATTTGGATTTATCCTTTTGCAATGTACTAAGTGAAATTCCTAAAGCTTTTGGAAAGGCTTCAAAAAATGTTTCTTCTGGATCTTTACTTGTAGCTATCGCTTGGCGAATTTTTAATGCAGAAGATGATAGCCTTTTTGTTTGTTTTGAATATTCGTGCAATTGTTTATAAAAAATTATAAACGGTTTTATGGTCTCTATAAATGAAGTATTGTCAAATTTTTCTTCAACAGATTGATTTAAAAAAGTTCTATAACTATTAAAGATATCTAATTTTACTCCTTCGATATCAAAAGCTTTAATAATATAGTCTTGTGGATATTTAGCTATCAATTCAAGGTTTTCTTCTGATAGATATGGGATATAACTATCTTCATTGAAAATAGCAAAATCGTCACGTTTCAAAAACAAAAATGTTGGAATCCAAAAATCAATCAATCCTTGTTTCAGTTTGAATGGTCTTTTGCTTAATATTTCAACAAAGTCCGAAATCTTTTTCGGTTCATCTTTGGCACTTTCTAAAAAAATTTCAGAAACCTTCCACAGTTTGTAAAAAGAAGAATTTTCATCAATAGAAATAACATCAATAGAGTTTTCTCTAATAGGAGAAATTCCATTTTCCTTTAATAAAGATAAATATATTGTTTTTTCGGGTGGAAATTTAGCATCCTCAAAACCTAAATTTTCTTTATCCCAATTATTTGCTAATGCTTTAAAATAACTTCGTTTAGCAGTGTGAATAGAAGATGATATTTTATGTCTATTCACTAATTCATTCTTAAAAGAGGGTGTAGCATTATAGATGATACTACAAACCTGTGAAAGTAATTTGATGAAGTCTTTTTTATTAGAAATTGTTTTTTCTTCTCCTTTAAAAAACCATTTTACGTCTTTACTTCCTGTATAAATACTATCTGTAATATAATGATTTAACAATCTTTTTTGAGAATCGGAAATATTTTCTAATTCTCTTTTGGCAACTTTATCTTCTTTATTCTCATCAATTACTTTTTGAATTTTCTCAATTTCAAAAAGTAAATCTTTTATTTCAGTTGAGTTTTCAAAGAAACAATAAATTACAGCTTCTTCTTGTAGATGTGAGGTCTCTCTAATATTTTTTGAAGCTAATTTACTATTGAAAACAAGGTTAATATAACCATCTACTTCTCCCTGTGGAATTTCTTCATTTATGGGATATTCCGAAATTTTAAATTGAAAAAATCTTGGAGTACCTGTTTCATAAGAATAAAGTTTAGCAAACACTGGTGAAAAACTAAAATATTTATTAAGTAGTGTAGTAACATCACTTACTTCTGAAATTTTATTTCCCGCTTCAATTAATGCTGTTTGAATATCTAAATCTGTTCCCTCAAAAAGAATGTATCGTTTGTTATGAGAACGGAAACGAATAATGTTCTTGGAATCAAGATTTTTGATAATAGTTTTACCGTCTGAAACACCACAGGCGATTTCAAGATAGCTATTTAAAAAATCTTCATCCAAGATTGCTCCATTGGCTGAAAAAATATTCAATAACCCTATAATTTTAACGACTTTAACATAATCGTTTATAGACACATCAAATGTTCTCTCTATACTTTCTATTGCGGAACGGATAGAACTCCAAGCCGAAAAATCAGGATTATATCTGGATGTAAGAAATGAATAAAAATTGAAATTCAAATAATCATACACACAACTCAAATTATAAAACGGATTTTCCCGTTTATTAAATTTTGCTAATCCTGTATGGTCTGTTGATTCAAGGAAAGTAAATAAAGATCTTTCGTTCTGCCCATAGCGTTGCAATGCAAGAGTTAATGTATTTGCAGCGATTATATCAAGAGGATATAATTTTGAGGTTATCTCTTCTAAGAAATCATTATTGAAATTAAATGCTTTTGTTTTAACCGATAAGTTCAAGCATTTTTCTATTGCTGATTTAGATTCTATATTTTCAAAATTTTCAGTGATATGTTCAGAAGCTAAATACAAAAGTTGTTCTACGGGCTCATTAAATGTAATTTCACGAAAACGACCTTTGACTTTGGTCCATTCTTGTTTATGAGTATTGCTCAATGAATAAGCGTATGACTCAAAACTTTGATGAACTGTTGTGATTAATACAATATTATATTTTGGATTGTTACAAAATTCTGCTAATTGTTGAATAAAATATAATTCATTCTCAGGATTATGCTTGCTCGCATATTCTAAAAATTTACCAAATTCATCTAACAACAAAAACAATATACCATTATTTCCTAATGAATGGTAACGGTTGAATATTTCAGATAAAATATTTTCGTGCTTGTTCTTATTGGTATTTACTCCAAATATATCTGCAAACTCTTCTATAATGGAATTGTAATTTCCAATAATCTTTATAAAATCAGATTTGGGATTTTCTATGAAATTGGGATCAAAATACCGCTTTTCACCTTTAATACTTTGTTCAAACGCTAATAGAAATGATGATTTTCCTGTTCCATAGGTTCCTACGATATTAAAAGAACGAATACCTTTTTTAAAATCGTTTACAATTTGGCTCACGACTTGCCCTGCATTGGGCGTTGGAATATAATTGAAATTTCTTTCCGTATCCCTAATTATATTTACTGATGTTGTGAAATTATTTGCCATAATATTTATCTAAAACTGAATACGCATCAGGTTTATTTTTAAATTGAAGTTCTTTGATTCCTGCATGGTCAGTGAAAGTAATGCTTTTATTATCACTAACAATATCAGAAATTTTATTTATTAATCCTGAACGGTTTAACGCAAAGATTGAACCTGGACTATTAGTATCAAATTCTAAAGAATTTAAACTAATTGAGTTCCCGAAAGTAGGATTATCCAAAATTGAGAAAAGCAATACAGCATCAGGCAAGCCATCTCTTTCGTTATTTTCAATTTGCAACTGTTCTTCTTTACCTTTTCCTACTTGTTTCAGTAACCCAATCTCCGAAAGGATTCCTGAAAAACTATCTTCTACGTCAATATTTTCATTATCATTTTTATACATATTCAAAAATACCGTAAAATCTTTTGCAACAGTATTTTCATTAAAACTTAATTCAGGATTTACTTCTTGAACCCGTTTAAGATAATTTAAAAAGGTTTCTTTTGTGAAAAAAAGTTTTTCCTTTCTAAATTCATTAAAAATGATAGTGTATATGGAAGCAAGTTCTGTCTTTACAAGCTGATAATGTAATAACCATAAGCTTGCTTCATCTTCTAAAAACGGGTCATAGCCATTTTTTGTGTCAAAAATTTTTACTCCAAATTCTGTTGGTATGTCTTTATTATCAATAATGTTAAATGCCTTCATCCAATAACGGATTGCAGACACCATATTTTTTCCGACACCAAGTTTTACAACTGCATCCTCACTGTTAAATGATTGTCCTTTTTGAACAAAATCATACCCCTTTTTTAGCCAAAGTTGGCGACATTGAAAAGAATCGTGTCCTGAAAACGTATATTTTGTTATATCTGTGTTAGTTATTATCATTATTTGGTTATGTGAAAAAAGTTTTCATAAGTGTAAAGATAGCTAAAATTAATCTTTTGAAGATTATGAAAATCCGTAAAGGTTAGCATAATTGTAAACATTAAATCGTATATAAGTACTCAGACCTAAATAGTTTATATTAAATTCTTGTCAATTTTTAGTTTAATAGGCTTATATATAAGTATTTAAACAAAATCAATAATACAAACTAATTAAGAGCAGGTACTTAATAACGATTCATTAGGTTTTGTCAAATTGTTTAATCTCTGATAAATCTTGAGATTCTTTGTGCGCTTCATCATAAAAATAATTATTCTGAAGTTCTTATAAAAGACCTATAGTCTTTTATAGTATGATTGTCCGTTTAAAAACCTAAATAGCATTTTTCAAGAAGATTTCATGCTTTTTTGAAATCATTAAAATCACAACTCATTGATTATTAATGTTATTTTAAAATTTAGATTTGCATTTTTTAGCTGTAAATCAACTTTAGGTAATTAAAAGGACAATCATATTTATAGTACCCTATTTTGTTTATTAGATTTTTTATTTCTTTTTTCTTCAAGCATCAAATTCATAGAACGTAATAAGAGTTTTGTAAGATCAATATTCCATAATGGTTGATTCTGATTGACAACCAACATTGTTTTATCATTCAGGTCAAATTCTTCTACAAAACAATGATACATTACACGGGGAATTGCTATTCTTGCCGTCTTTCCATTTAGATTAGGAACGATATAAAAATAACATTTATCAGGAGTTTTGACATCTGCCATGATACGCATGATCTGTTCTTTCCAAAAGGCTCTTTTATTGGAAGTCCAGCTGCCTAGTCGTTTTACTCTTCCTTTATTGGAGATCAAATACTGATGTTCAAAACCGGGTATTGGTTTCCACTCTTCTCCAGGGAGATCCTGAAGAGAAAGATCCATACAGGGAGGCAGATTGTTCATGTCAATAGAAGGTTTATTCAGCCTTTCCCAAAGGGGTTTGTTGAAAATTCTCCTTGAAATGCTTGATTTTGAATCGACTATGAAATCTTCTTTTTTAGGAATGTTATTTTGCAAAAACCATAGAAATCCTCCTGCTGTTGTCCTTTTTCTTTTAACTACAGAGAGAATGCTTTTATAAGCAATTCCAGTCATTTCTTCTGCTAGAATTGCACTTTCAAAATCAGCAATCCATTCACCTTCAACAGTATACTGGCTGATTGGTTTCTGGAATTTCATTTCTGAGATTTCTGCCCTGTTGTTTTGCATTGATTTAACTGCTCTTTCGTAGTTGGTAATTTTTTCTAAATTTTTACAATGTGTATTCAGGCTATTTCCATCTTTATAGGAGATGATAAAGGAACGGTCATTAAGATCAAAATTTTCCACAAAATGATAGTATACAAAACGGGATACAGACCTCCGGTACCTTTTTCCTTCTATGGTCAGCGAGCAAAAGACATTATAAAAGGAACGATGAAGATGCTTATTAAAAACTTTATTAAATATCAGCTTCATAATCAAATCCGGCAACTTCCTCTCATTTCCTTTTGGCGAATGGCTCCAGCGTGCCAGACTCTTTACCCGACCGTAGTTGGAAACCGCATAATTTTCAAATCCTTCAATAAGCTTCCACTTTTCATCGGGAAGGTCTTTCAGGGAAGTATTATAAAGAACTTCTTTTACATAAGAGTCTTCAAATTCAGCAGGTAATTTCATGATTCGGAAATTTTTCTTTTATTGCCTCTATATTCATCTGTATTCAAGTGATGCTTAGATAACTATTAGTCAAAAATAGGAAACTTTTAGAAATTGAAAGGATTGATATAGTATTCTATCCCTAAGAACATCTTGCTGATGTTCGAAACTCTCCTTGCAAATTCCTTGCAAATTTTGAAATTCCTAAAAACTGAGCTTTGAAAAAAATGACCTGGATTTTATTTTGATAAACTTTTAAGAAGCAGAAAAACTTGCAAAAAGTCAGAATAGCCTGTTTATGGTCATTATAAGCCAAAATTTCCTTGCAAATTATGTGCAAATAAAAAAGAGTTACAGTTTTAATACTGTAACTCTTTGATAATCAAGCTCCTCCTGCTGGGCTCGAACCAGCGACCCTCTGATTAACAGTCAGATGCTCTAACCAACTGAGCTAAGGAGGAATGTCCTTTGTTTTAAGTGGTGCAAATATAGGACGAATATTTATACCCTGCAAATATTTTTTTTAAAATTTTGTAAAAATATTATAATTTCCCCGCGAAGATCTTGAAGATGTCGCTTCCAAAGATTACTAACATCAAGCCTAACAGGAAGATAACACCAATCGTCTGTGCATTTTCTAAAACTTTCTGAGGAACAGGTTTACCCACAATCATCTCATAAAGAGTGAAAATAACATGTCCTCCATCCAATCCCGGAATAGGGATCAGGTTTAGGAATGCCAGCCAAACCGAGAACATCGCAGTAAAGCCCCAAAATGCAGCCCAATTGATAGAAATTTCTCCGTCTGCATTTTTATCTACCGGCATATTTTTTACAATAGCAATCGGTCCTCCTACATTTTTGTATCCCTGAATTTTAGAGTTAAACATAATTTTAAACTGCTTCACCTGCATCG is part of the Chryseobacterium indicum genome and encodes:
- a CDS encoding DUF4007 family protein, with the protein product MIITNTDITKYTFSGHDSFQCRQLWLKKGYDFVQKGQSFNSEDAVVKLGVGKNMVSAIRYWMKAFNIIDNKDIPTEFGVKIFDTKNGYDPFLEDEASLWLLHYQLVKTELASIYTIIFNEFRKEKLFFTKETFLNYLKRVQEVNPELSFNENTVAKDFTVFLNMYKNDNENIDVEDSFSGILSEIGLLKQVGKGKEEQLQIENNERDGLPDAVLLFSILDNPTFGNSISLNSLEFDTNSPGSIFALNRSGLINKISDIVSDNKSITFTDHAGIKELQFKNKPDAYSVLDKYYGK
- a CDS encoding NUMOD4 domain-containing protein translates to MKLPAEFEDSYVKEVLYNTSLKDLPDEKWKLIEGFENYAVSNYGRVKSLARWSHSPKGNERKLPDLIMKLIFNKVFNKHLHRSFYNVFCSLTIEGKRYRRSVSRFVYYHFVENFDLNDRSFIISYKDGNSLNTHCKNLEKITNYERAVKSMQNNRAEISEMKFQKPISQYTVEGEWIADFESAILAEEMTGIAYKSILSVVKRKRTTAGGFLWFLQNNIPKKEDFIVDSKSSISRRIFNKPLWERLNKPSIDMNNLPPCMDLSLQDLPGEEWKPIPGFEHQYLISNKGRVKRLGSWTSNKRAFWKEQIMRIMADVKTPDKCYFYIVPNLNGKTARIAIPRVMYHCFVEEFDLNDKTMLVVNQNQPLWNIDLTKLLLRSMNLMLEEKRNKKSNKQNRVL